AAGGTTTACAGAAAGATCAGAAGCTGCCTGAGCTTCTGATTACCCCATCCACAAAAGGTATTTTGAAGGGGATTCCCGGTGTTCCCGAAGCGGATGATGTCAATATTACACGTGCAAACATTGAGCAGAATTTTGCGGCCTTCAATTTTCGGAGCCTTGGCGATATCGATGTATACGAAAAGCTGTTGCGGGAAGGTTTTGATGTCATTACCGAAGAGCTCGCCAAGCTCGATCAAATATTTGTCGATACCAAGTTTGAATTTGGCTATGTCACTAACGATCAAGGTGAGCAGGAACTGATTTACATGGATGAGGTGGGAACACCCGATTCCTCACGTATTTGGGATGGTTCGAACTACCGTCAGGGCAAGGTGATCGAAAAATCCAAGGAAGAATTTCGCCAGCAGTTGCTCAATTATTTTCCCGACCCAGATATTTTATTAAATAAAGATAGAATGCCCGAACGTGCTGAGCTGGCGCGATCGAATGCCTTGCCTGAAGACATTCTGATGCAGGTATCAAAGACCTATACCGATATTGCCGAAAAAATTACTGGTGAAAAATTACAGCTTTCTGCGAATCCCAAGGCAGAAATTATCGATATTCTAAGTGAGAAATACAGCCTGATTGTATAAGCGCTTAGGTCACAATTCACTAGAGTCTAATCCGAAACGCTGACCGCCTGTGAAATAATAAGCGGCAGGCCCCACTTAATTAGGTACAATCAGGCCGACCCGTTGTCATTTCCCGACGGTGTCGCGGCCAGTAGCGGTAATAATTGGCTACACCGTTGTAGCCAGGCCGCATTGTGGTAGCTTTCGTCAATAATAATATTAACTCCATTAGGAGACGATTATGCCCAGATATACCCTTGGTAGTGCCCAAATCAAAATCCTGGTAGTTATCGGCATTTGCGCGCTTGCAGTGGCGTACGCCATTTTTAAAGGTACCAAACAACCTGCGCCGCCAGCACCGCTGGTGCCCGTCGCTAGCAACCCTGCAACTGCGCCTGTGCCCGGTAAACCCCCGAAGCTGGTGCCTTTGACCCCAAATAAACCTGCTGCTGGCAAAAATGCTGTCGCTGCGCAGGGTAGCGAAGAAAACGCTGAAGACGACGCTCAGGAACCGAGCCCGGAGCAAAAAACCTATGAAAAGGCAGCGGAAGTTTTCGATGGCGAGTCAGTGGATGATGAGTGGGCGCCACAGTATCAGGAAGAAATCACAACCATGTTTGGCGATGCAGAAGCGCTTTCCCAGGTGAGTGTGAACAGTATCGAATGCCGTACCAGTATGTGTAGGGTGGTGGTGTTTACCCCCACACTGGTAGAAGCGAATCAACTCAACAGCGTGTTCTACGCCACCATTGGTAACTACAAGGGAGGAATTTTTAAAAATAGCAACATTATGGGGTTGAACAACTTTGCCAACGGCGTTACCGCGCTTTACATTGCCAAACCTGGCACCGAACTGTCTTTGTTTTAGTTGCCCCCTCAATTGTTAGCGTTGGCTCAATAATCTTCCCAGGTTCGGCGTGGTAGCACGCCGAAATACCACATCTCCAAAAACGTCAATTCGTCGGCGCTCATCTCTTCTTTTTAAATGCTCATCCTGTAAGTCATTGATAATTAATAAATAGTTTAGCTGGCATTGCACTTGCTAAATAGGCTTTAGTGTCGATTAAGAGTGTCGAATTAATGTCGGGAGAAGCAAGTCTTAACGCGATTGTCGCAGCTCAGGAAAATGATCCGTTGTTGGATATATTCACCAACAAGCAAGATAGCCTGGCCGCGGCTTTTGCGTTTTTTAACGAAACCTCGGAGCAACTCACGCGTTCCTACCATCTGCTGGAGCAAAAGGTGGCGCAGCTTAACGGCGAGTTGCAGCGCGTGTCTGCGGAAAAAGATCAGGAGCAATCCGGCAGGGAGCAGCTGGCGAACCGTATGCAGGCCTTGCTCGAGGTGTTGCCTGCGGGGGTGATAGTGCTCGATACCCGCGGTTTTATTGTTGATGCCAATCCGGCAGCCGAAACACTTTTAGCGAAAGATCTGGTGGGCCGAGTATGGCGCGATGTTATCGCTGAAAGTTTTGCCCCCAAAAATGACGACGGCTTGGAGGTATCTACCAAATCGGGTAGACGTATCAGTGTTGCTACCAGTTCCCTGGATGGTAGCAGAGGTAACCGCAGTGGTGGTCAGCTTATTTTACTCACCGATCTCACCGAAACACGACGTTTACAACAACACCTAAGTCGTTCTGAGCGTTTGTCCGCTATGGGAAAAATGGTTTCTGCTCTGGCTCATCAGGTGCGCACACCACTGTCGGCGGCGATGCTCTACGCTGAGCATTTGTGTCATAACAATCTTGATAGTTCTCGGCGCGATGAATTCTCGCAAAAACTTTACGGTCGATTGCAGCACATGGAACGCCAGGTACGCGACATGTTGCTGTTTGTGAAAAGCGAGCTACCGCTTAACGAGTTAATTTCCTCGAAGGATTTGCTACAGGGCATCCAGGCAGCGGCAGAGATGCCTCTGTCAACCAGCCACAGCACATGTAACTGGCAATTACACAGCGATGTATTGATTAAATGTAATCGCGAAGCTCTTATTAGCGCAATCATGAATTTGATTAATAATTCCATTCAGGCCGTTTCTGAAAATGCGGAAATTTCAGTACAAATGCGTCGTGGGTACGAGCTCCCCGAAAAGGCTACTGGCAATCTTTGTATTGAAATAAGTGATAAGGGGCCTGGCATTGCTGCTGATCTGCTAAATCATGCAAAAGATATTTTTGTAACCACAAAATCGCAGGGCACAGGACTGGGGCTCTCGGTGGTGCAGTCCGTGGTACGTGCCCATGGTGGCACTTTCAATCTTTATTCAGAACCTGGCGAGGGTGTTACCGCGCTACTGCAAATTCCCATTTATGATGCTGCGCATCAACCCTTGTCTTAATGTCGGAGTTAACAATGAGTTCACAGTCTGCAAAAATTTTGGTTGTCGAAGATGATCGCGATCTGCGAGAAGCCGTGATTGATACCCTGCAGTTGGAAGGTTTTCGTGTGCTTCAAGCAGAAAACGCGGAAATTGCTGTTGATCTTTTAAAAAAAGATAATTGCCTCGATTTAATTATTTCCGATGTCAATATGGGTGAGATGAGTGGCCATGATTTATTGCTTCACACAAAACAGTATCACCCGCATATCCCGGTATTGTTAGTTACTGCCTACGCCAGCATTAGTGATTCTGTCGAGGCGATTCGCAATGGTGCTATCGACTATCTGGTAAAACCCTTTGAAGCAAAACTGTTGGTTAAAACAGTAAATAAATTTGTTCAACCACTGGTTAAAGCTGAGAGCGAGCCAGTTGCAATGGCTGAATCGAGTAAACAGCTACTTGAACTGGCGCGGCGCGTTGCGCAATCTGACTCCACTGTTTTACTGGCGGGTGAGTCTGGCACGGGTAAAGAAGTATTGGCGCGTTTCATTCACGAGAAATCGCCTCGCAATAATCAGCCTTTTGTCGCCATTAACTGTGCAGCCATCCCGGAAAACATGCTGGAAGCTATGCTGTTTGGTCATGAGAAGGGGGCATACACAGGCGCTTACAATTCCGCACCTGGTAAATTCGAGCAAGCCAATGGCGGTACTTTATTGCTCGACGAAATATCAGAAATGGATATGGGTTTGCAAGCCAAGCTGCTGCGTGTGCTTCAGGAAAAAGAAGTGGAACGCTTGGGGGGCCGGAAAAATATTCCGTTGGATGTGAGGGTAATCGCGACATCCAACCGCGACATGCGACAACAGGTCGCAGCGGGTAAATTTCGTGAAGATCTGTATTTCCGCTTGAGCGTCTTACCTTTGCAATGGGCTCCGCTGAGAGATCGCAAAGAAGATATTCTGCCATTGGCCGAAAAGTTGTTGGCCCGTCATGCTGCCAAGCAGCATCGTACCGGTGTTTACTTCACTCAATCTGCTCATGCCGCGTTGCTGGACTACCCCTGGCCCGGTAATGTGCGTGAACTCGATAACGTTATGCAGCGCGCCTTGATTCTTCAGCCGGGCGTCGCTATCGATGCAATAAATCTGGGACTCGTAAACTCGCCGCAGTTCAGTGAAAAACCCTCCTTGATCGACGCCGTTGCACAGCATACAAGGGAGACCATGCTGGCCAGTATCGGGGGCGACAGCGCACCCGCTATCAAAGATCAAGCCACCCAAAATACACCCGAAGTTCCGCCTCTAGAAGCCCCACAATTGGGCAAAGACCTCATGAAACGGGAGTTCGAAATCATCGTTCAAACACTCAGAGAGCAGCGTGGTAGCAAAAAGAACACCGCCGAAAAATTGGGTATAAGCCCGCGAACTCTGAGGTACAAACTGGCGAGGCTCAGAGACGAAGGCTTCGATCTGGAAGCTCTGCCATTGTACTAATTCAAAGCTGGTGTTTGCCGCACACTTATAGATGCTAAAACCGAGCCGCTTAGCTTGCCCGGTTTTGGTGTTTTGCCCCCTCTGTTATCAGCCTCACAAAAAAGCTTTTCTTTAAGATTACTTTTGGTATTATCGCCCTTAGGTGGTCCATACTTTTAGCGATCGTCATTGTTTTGTCACACTCACCGTGGAGGATAGCAGGCAGTTAGTTTTCATTCATTTCCTTAAATTTTTTTGGCGCTTACCTGGGAGTCTTTGGTATGGGTATAGAGGTTTTGGATAGTTCTTCTGGCTTGGACAATGTTATTCTGGAAAACACGCTCGAATCAGGGTTAGATGAAGGATTGGTAACTGAAGTACCAATTATCGACGCTCGTCGTAAATTGGAAAACAAAATTGAAGAACTCCGGCTCTTAAAAGAAGTACAAGAGTTCGATTTTGATATATAAACCGTCATCTGGCGGCATAGGTTTTTTTCTGTAAGGCTAAGCCAATTTTTGGCTTAGCCTTTTCTATATTTATTTTCTTTCTAGCATGTCTCTCACCGTTTTACGGCTTTATCGCTACGCATTCTTTCTTATCATGAAAGTGGCGATACTTTGCCGCCGGAAAAATCTGGCCCACTTTGTGCTAAATCTCACCGTAGCAGTTTAATTTAAATTGAAACGACAAATTTTTGTCGCAACAGAATTGCTCACAATATATTAACGTTTCTTTTTTTGTGGTGGGTTTTGTCATGAGTAACCAAATGGATGTTAATCGTCTGCTACTCGAAATGCGTGCCTTAAAACAGCAGTCATCCGCGTTTGGGGGCCCCGGTGCGATCGCCGCAGATCGCGTGCAAAACAATAATGCTTTGCCGCGTGATGCTCGCGTTAACGGCCCGCAGTTTGGTGAATTGTTAGCGCAAGCTGTCGACAAAGTTAATGAAGTGCAGCAAGCATCCAGTTCCATGGCAGAAGCTTATGTCAAGGGAGATTCCAATATCGATGTTACCGATGTGATGATCGCTTCACAAAAAGCGGGAGTGGCATTCGATGCGATGGTACAGGTGCGCAATAAGTTGGTAGAAGCTTATCGCGATGTTATGAACATGCCTCTTTAGGTGAGTCGGTAATTTCTCATGGCAGATGCAGCAGCCGGCGCAACCGGCGATTTAATTGAAGGTTTTAATAATTTAAATTTAGTGCGTCAGGCTGGCTTAATGGTGGGGCTGGCCGCAAGTGTTGCCATTGGTTTTGCTGTGGTTCTGTGGAGCCAAGGTGAAGATTTTAAACCGCTTTATGGCAGCCTCGATCGTCTCGACTCATCTGAAGTGGGTCAGATTTTGGATTTTAACGAAATACCCTACAAAATCGATGGCAACACCGGAGCACTCCTGGTCCCTGTCGACAAAGTGCAGAAAGCTCGTTTGGTGCTTGCTGAAAATGGTATTCAGGGCGATAAAACGGTCGGCTTTGAATTGCTCGATCAGGAGCAACCTCTGGGTACCTCGCAGTTTATGGAAGCTACGCGTTACCGCCGCGGCCTTGAAGGGGAGTTGGCAAGAACCATCTCTAGCATTAATGCGGTGCGATCTGCGCGCGTTCATTTGGCGATACCGAAACGTTCCGTATTTGTTCGTGATGGGCGGGAACCCAGTGCGTCAGTTTTTCTCGATCTTTTTCCCGGGCGACCAATTAAGCCGAAACAAATATCCGGCATTGCCAATTTAGTGGCGGCGAGCATCCCAGAGCTGGATGTGGAAAACGTGACTATTGTCGATCAGAAAGGCAACCTGATGTCGGTGGGTGCCGAAGATGAAAAACTGGTGCAGGCAGCGCAACATCTCGATTACACCCGCAAAGTTGAAGACGATATTGTATTGCGCATTCGGAGATTGTTATCGCCTATTGTGGGCGACGCCAACTTTAAAACCGAAGTTGCTGCTGATATCGATTTTACTGAAATTGAGCAAGCTGCAGAAACCTTCAACCCCGACCTCCCGGCGATTCGCAGTGAGCAAACCTTAGAGGAACAGAGAGTTGGTGCGGCAGGTGCCGGTGGAATTCCCGGGGCTTTAACAAACCAACCTCCCGCCGATGGTGCTGCGCCCGAAGTGGCAACACAGGCCACACAAGATCAAAACGGCCAGCAACCGCAACAAAGTCAGAGCCGGTCCACTCGCAATTACGAGTTGGATCGAACCGTTAGCTACACCAAGCACGAAAAGGGCCGAATGCGTCGCCTCACGGTGGCCGTGGTGGTTGACGATAAAGTAAAAACGGATCCAACAAGCGGCGAAACCAGCAAGGTGCGCTGGAGCGATGCCGAGCTCGAACGCTTGGCTATACTTATACGCGATGCTGTGGGTTTTTCTGCCGCAAGAGGCGACAGCGTTAATGTGCTTAATGAAGCCTTTATACCTCTGCCCGCTATGCTTGATGCGGAGGAGTTACCGATTTGGGAACAGGAGTGGTTTCGCTCCATTGCCAAGCAAGGCGCCGGACTTCTGATTATTTTGGTTTTAATTATTGGCCTGTTGCGACCGGTATTAAAAAGTTTGGCAGGCTCTGGCGCGAAGGCAAAAGAGCGCGAAGAGGCGCGCGAGCTAGCGGCACTCCAAGCTGCCGGTATCGATTCGTTCGATTCACTGTCAGACGAAACTGTAACCTTAACCGGCGGGGATGCGCTGGCCTTGCCCAGCCCCGAAGAAAGTTACGAGCAACAATTAAATGCCGTAAAAGGTTTGGTCGCGGAAGATGCCGGTCGCGTTGCGCAGGTAATCAAACGTTGGATTAATGAAGAGTAACTATGGCTGCGCCAGAAAACAAAGACAATAAGCCTGCCGTCAATATCAGTCGTGTTGACCAGGCAGCCATCTTATTGATGACCTTGGGGGAAACCAGCGCGGCGGAAATTCTTAAGCATATGGGTCCCAAAGAGGTTCAGCGTTTGGGCACGGCTATGGCACAACTCACCAACGTGCAACAGTATGAAGTGGAAGTGGTACTCTCCAATTTTATGGATGAAGTGCGTACCCAAACCGGATTGGGCATGGGGGCTGACAGCTATATTCGCAATATGCTCGTTTCAGCTCTGGGTGAAGACAAAGCCAACGGTTTGATCGACCGCATTTTATTGGGCGGTAATACTACCGGCTTAGATACTTTGAAATGGATGGAAGCGCGCTCCGTGGCTGATATTATTCGCAACGAGCACCCGCAAATTCAAGCCATTGTTATTGCATATCTCGATGCAGATCAATCTGCCGAAGTTCTCACGTATTTTCCCGAAAAAGTACGGCTCGATGTGATGATGCGCGTGGCTGCCCTCGATACCGTTCAACCCAGCGCATTACAGGAACTTAACGACATTCTTGAAAAACAATTTTCCGGCAGCGCCGGTTCACAAACCAAAGACATGGGTGGTTACAAAACCGCTGCAGAAATTGTTAACAATCTCGATAGCTCCATTGGTAGCGAGCTCATGGATTCCATACGCGAGATCGATGAAGACATGGGCAATCAAATTGCAGATCTTATGTTTGTGTTTGAAAACCTTAAAGATGTCGACGATCGTGGTATTCAAGCATTGCTGCGAGAAGTTTCATCCGATGTCTTAATTTTAGCCTTGAAAGGCGCCGATGAGGTGTTGCAGGAAAAAATCTTCAGCAATATGTCGAAACGCGCGGGAGAATTACTGCGTGATGACCTTGAAGCGAAAGGACCGGTTAAAGTTTCTGAAGTTGAAAGTGCTCAAAAAGAGATTCTTACGATTGCTCGTCGCATGGCTGATGCCGGAGAAATTAATCTCGGTGGCGGCGGCGAAGAAATGGTGTAGGTTGTGGGTTTATGAAGCCCGTGGATAAATCACACCCTCCTGAAAATGCTGTGCCGTCAGACGCGCGCCCCTGGCAATTACCCGCCTGGAACAAAAAGGGTAAAGTGGTTAAAAGTGCCGACCGTGAAGCGCGGGAACATGCGCGAGCGGGTAAAAAAGAAATTGTCGAAGATGTTAGCCGCAAACCAAAACCCAAACCGCTTACCGCAGAGCAATTAAAGAAAATTGCCGATCAAGCTCAGCAGGAAGGCTACGCCGATGGCTTTAAGGAGGGTATGGAAAAAGGCATTGCGCAAGGCGAGCAAACCGGGCAAAAACACGGAGAAGCTAAAGCCTATCAGGAAACCCGCAACCGCTACGAAAATGAAATAACCCGTCTTAAAGCGATTGCCGATCGCTTGCTGCAACCTATGCAGCAGCAGGATGAACAACTCGAAAATGCGATTGTGCAGATGGCGATTAATCTCGCGGAAAAACTCATTTTAAGTGAACTGCAAATCGACCCGGGTAAAATTATTGGTGTCGTAAATAAAGCACTGGCGGAGCTGCCGGTGGGCGCAAAGAATATTTGTGTGCAGGTTGCGCCGCAAGATGCTGAATTGCTTGAGCAACTGATTCCGGCCAGCCACCGTCACTGGCGGGTAGAGGAAAATACTGAACTGCAGCCCGGTGGTTGTAAAATTATCACGGCAGACAGTCTGGTGGATTTTTCCATTGCCAGCCGCTTGCAAAATTACCTTGACGAGGCTGCAGAAGCAGCCGCGGAAAATGATGAAAATGGCGATTGAGGTTGGAGACTGCCATTATGGCGGAAATTAAAGTGCCGTTGTTACAACGCCTACAAAAATACCAAAACTTCAGTGTGTTAGAACACCCTCCCCACGCACAGGGGCGCCTTACCCGTATGGTTGGTTTAACCCTGGAGGCTGTTGGCCTTAATGTGTCTGTCGGGCGACAATGCAAAGTTATTCTCAGCAGTGGGCGTGAACTCGAAGCTGAAGTCGTCGGCTTTCACGATGAAAAAACTTTTTTAATGCCCGTGCAAAAAGTGGATGGTCTGCAACCGGGTGCGCGTGTGGTGCCCGTCGATGCCCATAAGAATTTATCCATGGGTGATCACTTGCGCGGGCGTATTCTCAACGGGGTTGGCCAGCCGCTGGACGGCCTCGGGCCGGTAAAATCCCGTGCGCGTGTCGACCTAGAACCCAGCACGATTAACCCCTTACATCGCCACCCAATCGATGAGCCCCTGGATGTGGGGATACGTGCGATCAATGCGCTGCTGACCATTGGAAAAGGGCAGCGCATTGGCTTGTTTGCAGGCAGTGGTGTGGGCAAAAGCGTACTTATGGGTATGATGACCCGTTTCACCACGGCAGATATCGTAGTCGTTGGCTTGATCGGTGAACGGGGGCGTGAGGTCAAAGAATTTGTTGACCATATTTTGGGGCGTGAAGGTCTAACCAAGGCGATTGTGGTTGCAGCTCCGGCTGATGATGCACCACTGATGCGACTGCGGGCGTCTCAATTGGCAACCCGTATCGCGGAATATTTTAGGGATCAGGGCAAGTCGGTGTTACTGTTGATGGATTCCCTCACACGCTTTGCTCAGGCTCAACGGGAAATTTCACTGGCCATCGGCGAGCCCCCGGCCACTAAGGGTTATCCGCCATCGGTGTTTGCCAAAATTCCCGATTTGGTGGAGCGCGCAGGCAATGGTGATCGTGGTGGCGGCTCTATCACCGCTTTTTACACAGTTCTTACCGAAGGCGATGATTTGCAAGATCCGATTGCCGATGCCGCGCGTGCGATTCTGGATGGCCACATCGTGTTGTCACGTCAGCTGGCGGAGGAGGGGGTGTACCCCGCCATTGACATTGAAGCCTCAGTTAGCCGGGTTATGCCCAATATCGTTGATGAAACACATCTGAGCGCGGCGCAGCGCTTTAAGCAGGTGTTAGCCCGTTATCGGGAAAATAGAGATTTAATCGCCATAGGCGCCTATGCCCGAGGTACCGATCCGGAAATAGATCTGGCAATTGAACGCCAGCCACATTTGAAACAGTTTATCACCCAGAAAATGACCGAAGCAGCGGCCTACCCGGTAAGCCGCGCACAATTGGATGCGGTATTAAAACCACCGGCAGTGAAACCGGAAATTAACACGCCCCAAGCTGCTGCCGCGAAACGCCCCCTGGCGGCAAACCGGCGCTAAATGAAAAAGCGCTCTGAACGCATTGATGTGGTGGTAGAACTTGCGCAGCGCGAAGAGGACGCTGCAGCAGAACAGTTTTCAGCGGCGAAAAATGCGTTGGCACAAGCTGAAACACAGCTCCAGGATTTACAAAACTATTACCAGGGCTATGTGTCTCGGTTTGGCGCACAGACGCAAAACGTAAAAGCTTCAGATCTAGCAAAGTCGCGCTCTTTTTTACAACAACTTGCGGCTGCATTGGACGCTCATCAGCAGCAGATCAACGCGTTGCAGCAGCAACTTCAGTTGAAGCGCCAGTTTTGGCATCGGCTCCACCTCAAAACACAATCTTTAATGGATTTGCAGCAACGCTACAGGCGGGAAGAAGCTGAAGAGCTTGATCGTAAAGATCAAAAGCAATTGGATGAATGGGTTAGCCAAAGGCGCGCCAGCAGCGACGAGGGATGTTCTTAAAAATGGCTTATTTTCAACGTGGCGGTAGCAGTTCCGTCGTGGAGCGCCAGCCCGGTCGATCCTCATTTATGCCAGTGAAGTGCGGGCTTTTGGGCGGTACTTTTTATTACAAGAAAGCTATCACAGAAAATCTATCCGCAAGCAAACTGACCACAAGAAAAATTTTCTTATTTTTCAGAGATTATCTAGTTGATGAGCGACAAGCAGCAACGATAGCGCACTGCACGACTGTCTTCTTCGTGAAGAATTTCTCCTTGCAAGCTGTAGTAACGGTAATCGCCCTCGGCGTTTTTCAAGCGGGCTGCTGTGGTCATGGTACCCAGTTTAGACAAACTCGCAGTGAGCTCTTTGCGTAGCTTGTGTTCGTCTTCAGGGTGCACGCGATCAAAAATTTCCATTTTGCGGTAAATGTTTTTTTCCAACTCAGTAGTAAAACCCAGCAGCTCCAGTGCGATGTCACTCCAGTGCACGGAACCTTTTTCGAGGTCCCATTCGAAACTGGGTAATGTCGAGTGAGTACTGCTTACGCGATTAATATGGGGCGCTTCAGCTTCAGACTTTTTCAGTTGCTCGCTAAGCTCGGCAATTTCAAGCACTTTGGAATAGCCGAAAGTTACGTTATCAATAAAACCTGTAAAACTGGTAAAACTGCTCACGGAGTGCGCTTTTGATTGTTTACCGTAAAAGCTCAACACACCCCAGAGTTCACCATGCGTGATAATTGGGAAATGCACACAGGTATCACAAAAGTTGGTAAATTTATCGCGAATGGCTTTCGGGGGAAAGTTCTCTGGCGGGCAGGTGTAGTTGCGGTTACTGCCACCAATAATTGTGGTTTCGGTGTGTTCAAAAATTTTATGTACGTGCAAATGCGCGCGTCTATGGCGATCGTATACGAGGCAGGACAACAATCCGTAATCCATGAATTGGCTGAACAGAGGCGCTACACTCATGATTTTATCGAGTCGTGTGTCGACGATATCTTGAGTCATCTCGAAACTGTTGTTGATCAGGGCGTTGGTGTAATGGGTGTTGTTGAGTGATGCTTTGGCGGTGGCCAATTCACAAAAATTTTCATCGACCTGGACTTCGCAAAGTGTCGGGGCAATGGTAATCGCCCGTGTCGGTAAAGTACTACTGTGAATCATACTTTCCAGCGTGGTTACACTGCGGTTTGCCAATACATCCAGGTTTTGATCGATAAACGCCAGCTCAGGGTTAAACACCTTCATAAGAGAAATGGAATCGAATGCGATTACGTCTATGTCACCAGGGCACCGCACACCACTGTCCTGAACCTGTTTGATAAAGCCGAGCGCGGTATAACCTGCGCCGCAAATTACACCAGTGGCGCGCGACATACGTTGAATAAACTCTGTGCCCGCGCTCTGTCCACCCGCAAAAAGCGTATCGGGCGCGCAAATAATTTGTTCAGTGCCACAGGGGAGGTTGTCGGCGCGCATTAATTCAACAAAGTGTTCGTAACGTTTACGCAGGTCGTATTGAGTGATGTCTCCCACAAACAATAATTCTTTATGGCCTTTGGCGCGCAGGTACTTGTAGGCGAGCTCTGTTCCGGCGGCGTTATCGCAGGCGATAACCGGTACATCCAGAGGGAAGTAGTCGTGCGCAACCGCGAGGACCGGAATACCTCGATTTTGAATTTTCTCAATGAGTTTGGGGTTGGCGGCGTTGCGGATCACTATCACACCATCGTAATTCTCAAGCGCAACTCCCAGATTGTACTCGCCAAAGCCGTTGGTTCGAATGGCCGTAAAACGGTAGTGCTTTAGTTCGCAAATATGCCGAATCTGATTGAGAATTTCTCCCATGTAATCGCCTTGCAAAAAAGGCGCAATAACAACGATGTGGGTAGCTTTATCTTTGCGGTGGAACATTGCTTCTCCGGGGACGGGGCGGCGAGTCGCCCACGAAATTAGGCCGATTTTCGCAAGGCTTTCTTAAGATTTCTAGTCCCTTTTTGTTGATGATGCAAATAACGTCACCTGATTCAAACAGTCATTTGATTGTAGATAAGCGCGTCAACAACTGTACCCGTTTTTCAGCCTAAATGGTTATAAACCACTGCTTATTGAGAGGGTAAAGATCTAAATAAAATTAGCCATTTGGGTTGCTAGCAACTTCAGTAACACGGGCTAGACTTAAGCAAAGATGGGATAGTGCTTTTTTGCATACCCAGAAGATGTTGCCGCTAACCGTGAAATAAGCC
The DNA window shown above is from Alteromonadaceae bacterium 2753L.S.0a.02 and carries:
- a CDS encoding flagellar FliJ protein; its protein translation is MKKRSERIDVVVELAQREEDAAAEQFSAAKNALAQAETQLQDLQNYYQGYVSRFGAQTQNVKASDLAKSRSFLQQLAAALDAHQQQINALQQQLQLKRQFWHRLHLKTQSLMDLQQRYRREEAEELDRKDQKQLDEWVSQRRASSDEGCS
- a CDS encoding DNA-binding LacI/PurR family transcriptional regulator, giving the protein MFHRKDKATHIVVIAPFLQGDYMGEILNQIRHICELKHYRFTAIRTNGFGEYNLGVALENYDGVIVIRNAANPKLIEKIQNRGIPVLAVAHDYFPLDVPVIACDNAAGTELAYKYLRAKGHKELLFVGDITQYDLRKRYEHFVELMRADNLPCGTEQIICAPDTLFAGGQSAGTEFIQRMSRATGVICGAGYTALGFIKQVQDSGVRCPGDIDVIAFDSISLMKVFNPELAFIDQNLDVLANRSVTTLESMIHSSTLPTRAITIAPTLCEVQVDENFCELATAKASLNNTHYTNALINNSFEMTQDIVDTRLDKIMSVAPLFSQFMDYGLLSCLVYDRHRRAHLHVHKIFEHTETTIIGGSNRNYTCPPENFPPKAIRDKFTNFCDTCVHFPIITHGELWGVLSFYGKQSKAHSVSSFTSFTGFIDNVTFGYSKVLEIAELSEQLKKSEAEAPHINRVSSTHSTLPSFEWDLEKGSVHWSDIALELLGFTTELEKNIYRKMEIFDRVHPEDEHKLRKELTASLSKLGTMTTAARLKNAEGDYRYYSLQGEILHEEDSRAVRYRCCLSLIN
- a CDS encoding flagellum-specific ATP synthase, with translation MAEIKVPLLQRLQKYQNFSVLEHPPHAQGRLTRMVGLTLEAVGLNVSVGRQCKVILSSGRELEAEVVGFHDEKTFLMPVQKVDGLQPGARVVPVDAHKNLSMGDHLRGRILNGVGQPLDGLGPVKSRARVDLEPSTINPLHRHPIDEPLDVGIRAINALLTIGKGQRIGLFAGSGVGKSVLMGMMTRFTTADIVVVGLIGERGREVKEFVDHILGREGLTKAIVVAAPADDAPLMRLRASQLATRIAEYFRDQGKSVLLLMDSLTRFAQAQREISLAIGEPPATKGYPPSVFAKIPDLVERAGNGDRGGGSITAFYTVLTEGDDLQDPIADAARAILDGHIVLSRQLAEEGVYPAIDIEASVSRVMPNIVDETHLSAAQRFKQVLARYRENRDLIAIGAYARGTDPEIDLAIERQPHLKQFITQKMTEAAAYPVSRAQLDAVLKPPAVKPEINTPQAAAAKRPLAANRR
- a CDS encoding flagellar assembly protein FliH, encoding MKPVDKSHPPENAVPSDARPWQLPAWNKKGKVVKSADREAREHARAGKKEIVEDVSRKPKPKPLTAEQLKKIADQAQQEGYADGFKEGMEKGIAQGEQTGQKHGEAKAYQETRNRYENEITRLKAIADRLLQPMQQQDEQLENAIVQMAINLAEKLILSELQIDPGKIIGVVNKALAELPVGAKNICVQVAPQDAELLEQLIPASHRHWRVEENTELQPGGCKIITADSLVDFSIASRLQNYLDEAAEAAAENDENGD